A stretch of the Solanum dulcamara chromosome 6, daSolDulc1.2, whole genome shotgun sequence genome encodes the following:
- the LOC129892317 gene encoding mitochondrial import inner membrane translocase subunit TIM50-like yields MYALARSRFRFSSGNRRILSTGLLQDQPPPPPPLPEPSSAAAAAGAENKSWNFLKYSLVATVTGGASTAGYATYAYSLNEVEEKTKALRASAKYTVGDSASGFDKFQALLYSSAMTVPAKLVELYLDLRRLTEEQVRDYSEPSSDKLLPDLHPLEQHVFTIVLDLSETLVYSDWKRERGWRTFKRPGVEDFLEYLAQFFEIVVYSDQQNMYVDPIIDRLDSKQCIRYRLSRGATKYVGGKHYRDLSMLNRDPSRIIYISGNALESSLQPENCVEIKPWKGDVEDTTLLDLIPFLEYVGKHRPADIRTVLASYQGHDIAKEFIERSKEHHRRMQEQKQTGCLWRR; encoded by the exons ATGTACGCTTTAGCTCGATCACGATTCCGATTTTCGAGTGGCAATCGGCGGATTTTATCTACTGGTCTTCTCCAAGACCAGCCTCCTCCTCCTCCGCCTCTGCCTGAACCTTCTTCCGCCGCGGCCGCAGCCGGAGCTGAGAACAAGTCATGGAATTTTCTCAAGTACAGCCTTGTTGCTACCGTCACTGGCGGTGCTTCCACTGCTGGTTACGCTACTTACG CATATTCGTTGAACGAAGTTGAGGAGAAGACCAAGGCTTTGCGTGCATCTGCAAAGTATACCGTTGGTGATAGTGCATCTGGTTTTGAT AAATTTCAAGCTTTGCTATACTCCTCTGCAATGACAG TGCCTGCCAAGTTAGTTGAGCTTTACCTAGATCTGAGGCGCTTGACTGAAGAACAAGTTCGA GATTATAGTGAACCATCATCAGACAAGCTCCTGCCAGATTTGCATCCATTGGAACAGCATGTCTTCACCATTGTTCTTGATCTGAGTGAGACATTGGTCTACTCTGACTGGAAG CGCGAGAGAGGCTGGAGAACATTTAAAAGACCTGGGGTTGAGGATTTTCTGGAATACTTGGCTCAATTTTTTGAGATCGTTGTATACTCTGACCAACAGAACATG TATGTTGACCCCATTATTGATAGATTGGATTCAAAGCAGTGTATCCGGTATAGACTATCAAGAGGTGCAACTAAATATGTGGGTGGCAAGCATTACAGA GACCTTTCTATGCTGAATAGGGATCCATCAAGGATTATATATATTAGTGGTAACGCATTAGAAAGTAGCCTTCAGCCAGAGAACTGCGTAGAAATAAAACCATGGAAaggagatgtggaagataccaCACTTTTAGATCTTATTCCGTTTCTTGAAT ATGTTGGAAAGCATAGGCCAGCTGATATTCGAACTGTATTAGCTTCATACCAAGGACATGATATTGCAAAGGAGTTTATTGAACGATCAAAGGAGCACCATAG GCGTATGCAAGAGCAAAAGCAGACTGGTTGCCTTTGGCGTCGTTAG
- the LOC129892412 gene encoding zinc transporter 11, protein MARLHLFLVLFLLLIISAAAHGGGHGGDHDGDADSDSASSEQSDKTHLRSRPLVLVKIWCLIIVFFGTFVGGVSPYFMKWNEGFLVIGTQFAGGVFLGTALMHFLSDSNETFEELTSKEYPFAFMLACAGYLMTMLADCVICFVYAKQNNNDVQLQGDTENGKSNGTVTQGQSQVSDGREDHYSKAPLATVSSLGDSILLIVALCFHSVFEGIAIGVADSQADAWRALWTVCLHKIFAAIAMGIALLRMIPNRPLLSCAAYAFAFAISSPIGVAIGIIIDATAQGVVADWIFAISMGLACGVFIFVSINHLLSKGYKPQKMVLIDKPHFKFLAVLLGVGIIAVVMIWDT, encoded by the exons ATGGCACGTTTACATctctttcttgttctttttcttcttctcattATCTCCGCCGCCGCACACGGCGGAGGACACGGCGGAGATCACGACGGAGATGCTGACTCAGATTCCGCCTCATCTGAACAATCCGACAAAACCCATTTGAGATCTCGGCCGTTGGTTCTAGTGAAGATATGGTGTTTGATAATAGTCTTCTTTGGGACTTTTGTTGGTGGGGTTTCACCTTATTTCATGAAATGGAATGAGGGGTTTTTGGTTATTGGAACACAATTTGCTGGTGGGGTTTTCTTGGGAACTGCGCTTATGCATTTTTTAAGTGATTCTAATGAGACATTTGAGGAATTGACGAGTAAAGAATACCCTTTTGCTTTTATGTTGGCATGTGCTGGTTATTTGATGACTATGTTGGCTGATTGTGTTATCTGTTTTGTTTATGCTAAGCAGAACAACAATGATGTTCAGCTCCAAG GAGATACTGAAAATGGAAAAAGCAATGGAACAGTCACACAGGGGCAATCACAG GTCTCTGATGGAAGAGAAGATCACTATTCAAAGGCACCTCTTGCAACAGTTTCTTCACTTGGTGATAGCATCTTATTGATCGTCGCGCTATGTTTCCATTCCGTCTTTGAGGGAATAGCAATTGGTGTTGCAGATTCACAAGCTGATGCTTGGAGAGCTCTTTGGACTGTCTGTTTACACAAGATATTTGCTGCCATTGCAATGGGAATAGCTCTACTTAGGATGATCCCAAATCGCCCTTTACTATCTTGCGCGGCCTATGCTTTTGCCTTTGCCATCTCTAGTCCAATTGGTGTTGCCATCGGAATCATAATCGATGCCACAGCTCAAGGGGTTGTTGCAGACTGGATCTTTGCAATATCAATGGGATTGGCTTGTGGGGTTTTCATATTTGTATCCATTAATCATTTGCTTTCTAAGGGATACAAGCCTCAGAAAATGGTCTTGATTGACAAGCCTCATTTCAAGTTTTTGGCTGTTTTGTTAGGTGTTGGGATAATTGCTGTGGTGATGATATGGGATACTTGa